AGGCTTTTCCGATCTCGTGATCTTCTACTTCACCCGCGTATTCGAATCCGTTCTTACGCAGGATATTGGTAGAAGCGTTTTCCTGTGGCATCGTCTTCGCGAATACTTTCAACTTCGGATCGTGCATGAGCGCCAGGCGGACCAGCTCCTTACAGATATCGGTTCCCAATCCCTGCCCTTCGAATTCCTGAAACGCCCAATAGGAAACTTCCACTTCGCCATCGACAGGCCGTCCGGTGAATGCACCGGATCCGACCGGCACCCCATCCTTCAGTGCCAGGTAACCGACCCATGGTGCATGATAACCGATCGCTTTATAATAAGTATCCCACATATCGAACAGATTCCGGCAATGTTCGGAGGTGAATTTCAGTCGTAACTCCGCTGTATCTTCAGGTATGGGAATAAGCTCGAACTGCATATAAGAGGAGTACCCAATATAATCACTCCGCCCTATCCCAGCATGATACGCAGATGAAAAATATCCTGATCGAAATGTGCATCATTCATGCGGCTGCTTCTGATTTTCCTGCATTGCACCCTTCGAATCAACCACTTTTGCTCAGTTGAAACCGCCTCACCACCTCGTCGGTTGACAAACCCGAGGCGCGTGTCGCATTGTAGGCGACCAGGTATTCCGGATGATCACGATACGCTGCCAGAAGCGCATCGGTTCGCGGATCATGAAAATCCGGTAAGAGGTAGATCAGGTCGATGAGTTCCTGCCAGTTGGTGATCTGCTGACTTGCCTTAAGGATTACCGGAATGATTCCGGGATCTTTGCTGATCTTCCAGATCGCATGCGCGATGATGGCTTGCAGCGCCGGCTTGCTATCGTTCAAGATTCCTTTCAGTTCCGGCAGGGCCTTGACCGACCGGAGATGACCCAGTCCTCGTATTGGCCAGTCATCACCCGAATGGATTCGCCGGATGAGTTCATCCTCCGCGATCGCGCGTTCGTCGTCCGACAGACTATCCAGAAGCTGAAGCGGTGGTCCGTCTTTGCGCAGTTCCCAGGAATCCGCATTCAAATAGTTTCTTCGGAACGCATCCAAATTAGCACCTATAGAACTGAAGATTGAAGATGCAAGCAAGCTTTGGCATTGAAAATACACAGCTTTCCTTACACAGCCAATGAATCCCGTCATTTCAACAACCGGATCATCATGTATCTTGAGTACCCGAATCAAACGATCATGGATTACCGCCTCCTCGTCGCTTTCATCTTGATGGCGAATCAAATCACGGCAACTACCTGGCAAGTCGGTCCGACTCGCACCTACCCGTACTGCAGCCAGGTCGCACCCTTGGTGCAGGACGGCGATACGGTGGCGATCGATTTCGCGGTCTACGTCAATGATCCGCAGGTGGAGTGGACCGCCAACAACCTGTATATCGTAGGTGTTGGTGGCCGACCGCGGCTTGAAGCGGGTAGCATCATCGCGAACGATGTATCCAATGGCAAGGGCATTTTTGTGACGAGCGGCACGGGCATCGCCATTGAAAACATCGAATTCGCCCTGGCACAGGTACCCGACCATAACGGTGCCGGCATCCGGCAACAAGGTCCCGACTTGCAGGTGATCAACTGCCGCTTTGATGGGAATGAAATGGGTATCCTGGCGGGCAACATTTCCAACTGTACCACTATCATAGAATACACGGAATTCCTGAACGGCGGAAGCGCGCTCAATCCGGGCTATCAGCACAATGTGTACATCAATCACATCGACACGCTGGTGTTCCGGTACAACTACAGCCACGACGCAATTGCCGAAGGACACGAATTGAAAAGCCGCGCGAATTATAATTTCATCGAATACAACCGCATCGCCAACGAGACCAGCGTCGACAGCCGCACCATCGACCTGCCGAACGGTGGAACAAGTGTGATCGTCGGTAACATTGTGGAGCAAGGGCCCAACTCCGCCAACAGCAACCTGCTCGGCTATGGCCTGGAAGGCCTAACCAATCCGGCACCTCACGCATTGTATGTAGCACACAATACGTTTGTCAACAAGAAACCGACCGGCAGTTTCATTCAACTGGCGAACGGCACCGATTCCCTTTACCTCTGCAACAACATCCTGGCCGGTGCGCATACCGGTGGCTACCTGCTTGGTACGCCGGATGTTCTTGATTCGACCGGTAACATGCTCGCTGACCTGGTTACTGATCCGGGCTTCGTCGATCCCGTCGTGTACGATTATCACCTGCAAGCCGGCTCATCTGCACGGGATCATAGCAGTCCGTTGAATAAAGTCGTACTCGGTCACTCATTGGATGCGACTCTGGAGTATGTGGATCAATGCGATCATTCGATTCGTCCATCGGACGGTATTCCGGACGCGGGCGCTTTCGAGTACAACAGCCCCGTGAGTATTGCAGGACCGGCGGTACACCATCCATATCCCTTTCCCAACCCCTGCACCGATCGATTGATCCTGCAACAGGCGCCTTCGGAAGAATACGAAGTGCTGGACGCAAGCGGTCGTTGTTTACTTTCCGGCAACGGAAACGAAGTACCAACCAACCGGCTTAGCCCGGGATGGTACATCCTGAAAACGAAGAGCGGACAATCGCGCTTTATCCGGGAATAAAAGAAAAACCGATCACACCCGCCCTACTCCTGTGCAGTCCGGTCCACCTGCTTCAGGTAATTTTCCTTCATCTGATCATAGAAAGAACGTCGTGAATTGATCGTAGCGACCACGTTGGCGATCAACGTTCCCAGAAGCAGGAAAAAGATGATACTGTGCCGGTCGGTCATCTCGAAGATGATGATTGAACTGGTAAAAGGCGTGCGGGTAACGGCCGTCAGGAAGCCGGCCATACCGACGAGGATAAGCACGTTGGCATTGTCGCCGACCAGGTGCAGCGCATGCGCCACGAATGCGCCGAAGGTTGCACCCGTACTCAAGGAGGCCGCGAAGATCCCTCCTGCTCCACCCGAAGAGAAGGTCGCGATCAAACCATTCATGCGGACGAACGGCATGTACCATTCGACCTGTTTGTCGGCGGTAAACAGGTAACGGTCGAGCAGGTGCTTCCCGGATCCCATCGCATCCGTTCCAATCAGGAAAATGAAAAAAGCAACGAAGAACGCGCCGCCCAACACCATCAACAATTCCGTAGTACTCCCCCGCCGTCTCCGCATCACTTTCATGATGCGCAGGATCACCGAGCACATCACGCTTCCGAAGTAGCCGGTCACGATCGCCACGAGTATGATTCCTGGATAGATCCACCAACCGTCGTAATTGGTGGCGGCCTGCCCGAGATACAGGTAGCCACCTCCCAATCCCTGCGCTGCAAGACCCGAGATGATCACCGCGATGAACAAGGCCGACTTATAGAA
This DNA window, taken from Bacteroidota bacterium, encodes the following:
- a CDS encoding GNAT family N-acetyltransferase, yielding MQFELIPIPEDTAELRLKFTSEHCRNLFDMWDTYYKAIGYHAPWVGYLALKDGVPVGSGAFTGRPVDGEVEVSYWAFQEFEGQGLGTDICKELVRLALMHDPKLKVFAKTMPQENASTNILRKNGFEYAGEVEDHEIGKAWKWVYRP
- a CDS encoding T9SS type A sorting domain-containing protein; the encoded protein is MDYRLLVAFILMANQITATTWQVGPTRTYPYCSQVAPLVQDGDTVAIDFAVYVNDPQVEWTANNLYIVGVGGRPRLEAGSIIANDVSNGKGIFVTSGTGIAIENIEFALAQVPDHNGAGIRQQGPDLQVINCRFDGNEMGILAGNISNCTTIIEYTEFLNGGSALNPGYQHNVYINHIDTLVFRYNYSHDAIAEGHELKSRANYNFIEYNRIANETSVDSRTIDLPNGGTSVIVGNIVEQGPNSANSNLLGYGLEGLTNPAPHALYVAHNTFVNKKPTGSFIQLANGTDSLYLCNNILAGAHTGGYLLGTPDVLDSTGNMLADLVTDPGFVDPVVYDYHLQAGSSARDHSSPLNKVVLGHSLDATLEYVDQCDHSIRPSDGIPDAGAFEYNSPVSIAGPAVHHPYPFPNPCTDRLILQQAPSEEYEVLDASGRCLLSGNGNEVPTNRLSPGWYILKTKSGQSRFIRE
- a CDS encoding chloride channel protein is translated as MMNEGWWQRLQRTRLVRYTNTYLKNRYDKAIQTRSRLKLQFLQFFPFIVAATITGVFAYAYSRVFHYAEVFSHTLLAYNRYAIFVVTPVCFLASWWLVWRYAPFARGSGIPQVMASIELSQRGRNPFVDQLLSWKIILVKVISSTIKVIGGGILGREGPTIQVAAAIFKLVHDRLPKWWTSVTASNVILAGGAAGLAAAFNTPLGGIVFAIEELSKHHIRFYKSALFIAVIISGLAAQGLGGGYLYLGQAATNYDGWWIYPGIILVAIVTGYFGSVMCSVILRIMKVMRRRRGSTTELLMVLGGAFFVAFFIFLIGTDAMGSGKHLLDRYLFTADKQVEWYMPFVRMNGLIATFSSGGAGGIFAASLSTGATFGAFVAHALHLVGDNANVLILVGMAGFLTAVTRTPFTSSIIIFEMTDRHSIIFFLLLGTLIANVVATINSRRSFYDQMKENYLKQVDRTAQE